DNA sequence from the Candidatus Poribacteria bacterium genome:
GGGTGCATGCGCCCATTGTCATACCCCCCGCGCCGGGGCTGAATACAACATGGACATGTATCTCGCTGGGCATCCAGCGAACGCGCCGTATCCACGCTACAATTTCAGCATGATGCAACAAGGCATCTTCATTCTTACATCAACGCAAATGACAGCATTCTCAGGTCCATTTGGAACGAGTTTCGCTTCAAATTTGACCCCGGATAATGAAACTGGGATAGGCGAATGGACAGAGGAAATGTTCATCCAAGCGATGCGGACGGGACTCCATCAAGGCGTGGCAGGCAACCGGAAGATCTTTCCTCCGATGCCGACGAAGCATTACGCGCAAATGAACGATGAAGACCTGAAAGCGATCTGGGCGTATCTACGGACGATTCAACCCGTCAAAAACGAAGTGAGTCCACCCTTGAATTCACGAGGTAGGCCGTATTGAAATGGTTATCAGTTATCATTAAACCGTAGGGATAGGTCTTGTGCCTACCCAGACCAGAACCCTGCTCGGAACGTAGTGGAGA
Encoded proteins:
- a CDS encoding cytochrome c, translating into MHRNLFIFCATLLVVGSIIALNINSVQSQSDRVQRGKYLVDTVGACAHCHTPRAGAEYNMDMYLAGHPANAPYPRYNFSMMQQGIFILTSTQMTAFSGPFGTSFASNLTPDNETGIGEWTEEMFIQAMRTGLHQGVAGNRKIFPPMPTKHYAQMNDEDLKAIWAYLRTIQPVKNEVSPPLNSRGRPY